AAAAATACCAATGCGTCTTGGATGATGTGCTAATATAAACTGTTCAACCAGAGACTTCTAAACCAAAGGTCAAGTCTGCGCAGGGAGCTCCAACCGAAGCCGAGATGCAAGCGGCTTATGCCTACTACCTTGAGGAGTACTGCCATGGCATTGGTTCGTTGGATGAGTCTGAGCTTCCTGTTCTTGAATCTGGAATTGCTGGTCTGCATAACTTGGCAGAAGGAAGCCATGACATTGGTGTTGCGCATCTCATGTCATTCTCAGCCAAACACCTGTGGAATCTCTTGGGCTTACCTGGAGCGAATCAATTCCCATTTGcagaacctggtgccaacaACACTCTGAACAGCTCTACATCTCAGCACAAAACCCGTGCCGTACCATTTTGGCATCAGCTAGTAGGGACACTCAAGATTTTGGAAGGTGCATTCACACAGAGAACAGGGACTCGTGCTCAACCAGCTTTACTATGTGACAATGTTGGACTTGGGAAGACAGTCCAAATCATTGGTGTTATTAGCATGCTGGAgcactactacaaacagcAGGAGCTTCCAGTTGAACAGCGTCTTGCGCCGCCTGCATTTACAAAGGGTAAGCTTTTACTTGCAATATATTTGGTACCTGCTTGAGCTAAATGCTTTCTTTCATAGATAATGGAACACCCTACTTTGGTGGTGAAAAGAGTATCCCTAACCTACCATCAATTGTAATTGCTCCTCGTACGCTTGGAAACCAATGGGTTGAACAATGGAACAAATTCACTCAGCTTGGCAGTTTTGTTGTCATTCATTACACTGTTGACAATGGACCCCTGGAGACCTTTTTCAGTGATCCCAAAGGGCCATACAAGACAGCAGCTGGGCAAAACTTGGAGCATGCAGGGCGAGTGATTATTATAGCAGACCTTTTGGTAAGTATATTTAAATGGTGCCAAAGTTTAGATAACAAAACAGTTATGACTATTTTTCAAGGCAATCTCTAAGGAGGCTAAACGATGCTTGcaaccacccccagagcTGAAAGGCAAGGATGCCAAGGAGCACGAGGCTAAGGGAGAGGCACCTGCATTGAAAATTGGTGTCAATGCTGCAGGCTCCTTGTTTGGTATGCGCTTCCGGGTAGCAGCAATTGATGAGATACACAACCTCCGGAACAGTAGTCATAGTCAACGAGGGGTCCAGTTCATTAGCGAGTCTTCATGCTTGGTCATTGGTGCAACAGCCACACCTTTATTTACTGCACTCAAGGTGAGAAGCAGATATTTTTTGTCTATAAGTCTTTTTGTTATTGACCATAAGCGCCATCTATATGTAACAGTGTTTGTTTGCCCTTGCACAAAATCTACGCTACCAGCCACTacttggtgacaagggcCTCCAGGTTTGGAACGAAGTGCAAGAAATGCTGGTGGACGGCAGCAAAAATTGGCGACTCAACAGCAAAGCAATTGTGGAAGCAACTATTGAGAAAGAAGTGAAAGAAGTGTTATCATTGGCCAAAATCAGCTCCCAAGATCCTCGTGCTACTAAAATCAAGGATGACGTTTGGGCTAAATACGAGAATGAGGACCAGCAAAGTATTCTCCGCATGATCCATTTATCCAAACAACCAGTCAACATCCTGCGTTTGATTCTTTATCCCATCATGATCCGTCGTACAAGTGAGTCGCTGGACTTTGCAGGAAAAAGAATTTTGGATCTTCCGTTTGTTCAAAAGTTCATTGCTTGGTCCCCAATGAACGAAGAGGAGAAGGAAATGCAACATTTGATTAATCAGGAGCATACCCGACGGAAAACCACAAAGTAAGTATCTTCATTTCTGCTACTATCTACAACTGCTGTTTTTTGTTCAGTATACATGTGTGATGACTGATAGCATTACCCGTCCATCATAGGAAGAAACAGGCAAACAAGCAAAGAGCTAAAAAGAAGGGGAAGCAAATGCAAGAAACCGCCAGTGAAGAACAGGAGGAACAAGATGGGCTAGACTCTGAGGGACAAGTGGAACGCAATGATTGCAAGAATATTAGGTGGCATGTGAGTCAATTCTAACAATGGGGCGCAACAAGTGTGACAAGTGCTAACCATGTCGAAAAGAATTTTCTCATTGATCAAAAGTTTGCTGGCATGTTGGCTAAATTGGGAGAGCTGCGCTTCAAAGAAGAGAGCTTAGAGCTTGAGCGCGGCACTCTGACCAACCATATCACTGACAATTGGACTGCGGAAAATCTTCACCAAATGATATCAACCAGAATGGAATGCGTATACAATCTGGTGATGTGGTTCTGGGATGGTAATCCACTGCCAATGGTTCTTTTAGAGGATGGTACTGTGGATAAGACAAGAGCTGTTTGGGAGCCTTTACCAAGTGAAAAACCTCGAAAGTTCTTGATTTATGTGGAGTTCCACCAGCATCAAGCGTTGCTTGCAAAGGCGagtatctttacatctagctaaTGATCTCAGACTCCATAACTGATGATTTGAATTTGGTCAGATGTTTACTCTGAAGGGCAGAGGATTTGTCTCATATGATGGGTCCATGGCTACCAACCATTGCCAACAATCAGTTGAGAAATTTGCAAATGACCCAAACTGCCGGATTATGATCATCAGCAATGTTGGCTCAGCTGGGCTAAACTTGGTCCAAGCCTCAGTTGTAATCATTGTGGTATGTGCAAATCATTACTTGAAATACCCTATGATATCTTCTGACATAAGTAATGACTGGCAGAGCAGCGTTTGGTCAGGGCTTGAACTCAACCAGATCATGGGCCGGGTTGATCGCCCTGGGCAAGAGCGGGATACGGTTGTCTACAATATCATGGCACCAGAAGGCATAGACTTGGCGCTCAATGTTTATGCTGACAGTAAGGCACAGCTGTCTGACCATTTTCTAAACTCGCGCAGAACCTTGCAAGATGTCTATACCAACATAGCCAaccctcactcagacagTCAAGATGAGTCTGACTCTGAGGGTAATGATCTGGTAGACTCTGGGCACACAGTAGTAGCCTCAGAATCTAAAGTAGGAAGCCGCAAGCGCAAAAACAACAGCAGCACAGATACAAAGGATGCCAGCCAAGCTCCAAAGCGCACCAAAGTCAAGACCTCCACGTCCAACTTGGGGCACAGAACAACACCTGTCACTGCAGCTGACCCTGCACCGGAACAGACCAAAACAGTCACCCCTGATTCTGGTCTGACTGGAAACTCTTTAAGCGCTATGGTAAGTGTTTGTATGTCAGCTTCTTTTCTGAGCACTAATCAGCATATTCCAGTCATTAATATCAATAGTTAGTGCAATATTGTAGTAAAGCACAGTGGGTCTTTGATCCTGATCACCTTGCCGTGTAGCCTCATGCTATTGATAACTTGCCAAATAATGGTTAGTCATCTTAGGATATGTTGATCCGCAATGTTATTAATTAAGTATGTTCATTGATTTACATAGATTCATGTGTGGATGCTCTCCTTCCCCCCCAAGGGTCTTCTGTACAAAGTGGCACAACAGCACAAGGTCAAACAAGTAAGTAATTATTGCCTCTTAAACAAGCTATATAAGAAAGAACATATATTGAGAAACTTGCCAAGACATAACCAACTCCCACCGCAATCCAAACAGTCTTGCCACAATAACAAGTACCCAGCAAAAAGGTAAAGACAAGGTCAAGATAGCCAAGCTTGTTCAGTCATCTGGGGCTCATCAACATGCAAGTGGGATCTCACAACACGCAAGCAAACAAAAAACAATTGAATGTGAGAACGCTTTTCATACAGACTTGCTGAAAAAATTGACAATGTGATGTCTTGTAGCCTTAGGATCTATTCAAGCCAAAATACGCTTGGCTTCATCTTCTGTAGATCAGTCTGTCAGAAACGTAGCTGCTAAAGACTGCTCAGCAGAACAGAGCTACAGTCAACAAGTGACAACCGTTGTGCAAAGCAGAACTAGGGATGATGTCTTACCTCAAGGAATCCCTTCTCTTACAGAGAACAAGTTGTTGGGTTCTGAAAGCGCTACAGTGGGCCTACCAGACCAAACGGTATCATCAAAGCCTTCAGGTGCACTTCTGGAGCCATTGTCTCAAAAACAGGGCCCATCTAGCTCAGCTGTAGGCCAAGCTCAACTTGCGCCAACTCCCTTGAGTGGAGTTTCTGTGCAAAAAAAGGTGTTCAGTCTGAAGGCTTCACGGCTCTTAGCTAATCGCCACCTTGTAAATGGCAAGAAGTAATTCTACTGCCATTTATTGTCTATCTTCCTAACCGCTTCCCTGCCATGTTTTACAAGCTTGTATATTACTGTTGACTATGCTATTCTATCACAACTTATAAACTGGGTATGTTTCCataaggatttcttctaaatttgtTGTCCTAAACTGGTCCGTTGGGACAGGACGGATCTGGCCTGCACAGGGGAAGCTGTGCTAGGCTCTGCCAGAGCATGGACCTCATGTATCACCTTTCCATAAGGAACagtccatgtaaaatagactttattACTAAAATCATAATACAGTTGACTGCCACTGGGTGACTACCAGTAAGCAAGCCAATGGttgactacccgtaaggtAGAAACTGGCATCTGGAGCGTCATTTAGCCATCTGGACGTTCCAGACTCTCCGGATGCAAATAAAGACCCTAGCCAAAAGTCAAATTTGTTAGCATCCGCCCCAACAGCCGCCAAGGACCCCCTTCCAGACTTCTGGAAGTGAGGTCAGACGACTAAGTCTGGAAGGGGGGGGTCACCCCCCCTTCCAGACATGCAAGTGAGTCTAAATTATTCTAAACTGCTCAGGGTCCAGTCTTGGCAGCCATTTTGTATGCAGACCACAATTTGTACGTACCACAAACACATTGTAACACATGCATGCAACGCACAAAAATACAATAAAATGTTGACCTTTGTAATAATGGTCTCTGGCGTCCTCAAAAATGAGGTGGTCATGTAAACGCAACCGTTGTTCCAAGGTCCCCTGTTTCCGTGGCCCCATATACCTTGCAAGGACCTCATCCGCGCACAAGTAGTGGGGCCAAACACGCCAGACATGTCACAGGCTACTGATTTTTATTTCTTTATATACTCATATATGACATTGggtgactacccgtaaggcAAAATCGGCAATCTAGAACAAAATTTAGAAGTCAGAGCGGTCTAGATTCTTCGGATGTAAATAGAGACCCTGGTAACAAATCCAATTACGTTGCATCCGCCGGAAGTGACTTTGGCCTGCAAGTCTAAATTCTAAATCATGAGGATTGTCATTGAAATCTAGAGAGGGGGGGTACCCCCTTTCTGGACTTCATAATGCGTTCTAAAtggctcagggtccacatcTTATACCTACGTGCAAATGTGTGAGTGTGATAAATGAGACTCAAtgtgcgcatacatgctctGGGGGGCTGCCTGGAGCTTGCAGGGCCTCTTCCAAAGGCCGCCGACGCCAACGCGTGCCTGATCGAGCTGGAACAAAGTAAATATAAGTCGCCCGATCCCTTCCACCAATAGTCCCATGCGATCACCGCGCCAGACAAGGCTCTGGTTGCAGGTTTGGGCGTGTAAGATAACGACGGCtaggctttctgatcctATCACAAATTGTGGTACCAAGGTAGTATAGAGCTGCTAAGGCCAATTTATATTCTACACAAATTGTGAGTTTGATTCTGAAATAATCATCACTATTTACAAAGTTTTATCTCAGGGCAAGTTACAACACCATTGTGTGAAGGAAATTTATGAACAAAGCAATAAACAAAAGGATACTACACCAAAGATTACAAGTATGGAGCATATTCAAACAGCTCTCAAGCAAATGAAAGAGGAGCTTAACCTTAATTTGAGTTTAGATTCAAGCATACAAGTCCCTTTGGAAGTTCAAGACATGGCACTTCTGTCCAGTTCAAATAGAAATAGTCACAATGATATAGCCACAAGCCAAAAAGAGTTTATTCATTGACCAACATGGttgtcttgtttgttgaatGATCCTGCAACAAATGTACATCCATTTAATGATAATGTCTATCAATGCAACATTGAATGAATCTCATGTCAACAGATGTTCCTTTTCTGCTTATGTTTGCATGCAAGCTCCTgtcttagccctggaggatTGCACTCAGAGGAGCCTTTGTATGGCTTCTGAATTCAGCACAACTGGATCTACAAACATGCACTACTAGGAAGCAACTATACATCCTATGATATGCGCTGCTGTGCTGACTGTATCCATCCCAGCTTTGAGCAACAGTTCATTCTAGTGGAAGCTTCTGGTACCAACAGCAACCACCCATTCTACTATGCCCAAGTTCTTGGAATATTTCATGCAAAGTCTGCATGAGTGTTCAGCTACCATTTCAAAGATTGGAGTTCTTATGGGTGTGTTGGTTGGCATATGACACATCCTGCTGTTTGGGGTGGAAGGCTAAGCAACTTGAACGCCTTTCATACTACCTTGACAACCCAGACAACACAGAGAGTTAACCTCTGTTTGACTTTATTTCTCCTTCCAAGGTGGTTTGAGAGGTACACCTTATTCCTGCATTGGAGTCAGGAACAACCTATGAGTACCTATACAGAGAGTCAAAAATGGCACAATGGGTGACTCCCCGTAAGGCAAAATTTAGTATTTAGAACGCAATCTAGAACTGGGGGCGTTCTAGAATGCTCGGATGTAAATATAAGACCCTTGAAGCATGTGAAATACCGTTGCATCCGCCGGTGCCGTTGCTCAGAGGAATTCTAAATTCTAGATTGCATCGGCATTTAGAGAGAGAGGGTGACCCCCTTTCTAAACGTTTAGATACATTTTAAAATAGTTTGCAACTGTATTGGTGTCTGCTGAGTGCGCGCATACACTTGAGGTGACTGCACTCATATCCTGAACAGTACATAAACACAAGAATATATGCTATTCAGCGGCCTAATGCACATTGCAAGCGGAATTCTATAGCTATCAGATAACTGCAAGGACCTGTACCCAAATTGTTGTTGTATTGCCATCCATGTTCAACGTACCTATTAGTGCGTCACTTGGTTCACATCCATATCAACCATGGCACAACCGTAGTAAAACAATGTAAAAGTTCAAACACTGCCAGCTACCCAAGGCGGGTTGCTCCTGTTGCTGCTGGCTCATGGTCCAAGCGCATGCAACATAGCGTGAGCAATGCCTAAAGCTGCCAGAACGTTTTTGAGGCATGGTACAGTTCCGCGCATATAAACTCTGAGGGCCGCAAGACAACCCACATCTAAGTATTTGCACTTCTTCATTGATATTTGGTTCATCTATCTATACATTTATCTATCATGCCTCCTAAACCAAAGCCAAAACCCAATAAACCCCCCAAGTCAGCCGATCCAACTCCCCAACTTGATCAACCCAAACGCAAACGTCTTACCCTACAACTACACAAGCCTGTTTCCCAAATTACACGTCTACGCCCATAGTTGTGATGTAGCCGCGGTTATCTCAACTATGATATAGGGCCTGCCAAGATGAGGCAACGCGCGGTTCTGGCTGTAGATTCGCGCGAGTAAGAAAACGGCAACTCGGGTTCCTGACCCTACTTTGGAGGGTTGTACCTAGAAGATACAGAGCCCCTAAGGCAGCGGCGATACGTAGTTGTTGCCTGCGACGAATTGAAGGGGCATCTTCATCATCAAGTATAAGTGAGTATATGAAATCGAGGTGATCCTCAAGTATTTCCATGACTTTTGGGGTGTTTGCCTCACCCCCGCCCTGTTTAAATACAGCATATAGAGGCTTTGTATCCATTTCCACAACTGTATGTACAGGTCTTTTTGATTAAATTCTATTTCAAAAGCTCTCAAATCCGGTTGCTTGAATTTTTATAAATTTAGAAACTGATCGCGCAATTCCGCGATCATTGGCCTTACGGGAGGGACATAGTCACGGGGTCCTACTTGGCTGTTGGCACGGAGTCGGTCCGTATCCGACGGACCGATGATCGAGCGATTTAGAGATTCTAAATCGTGCTCTCGCTTACGGGAAGTCACCCAATATATCAATGAGAAAGGTGACTGGAATTATTGGTATGTAATGAGGTACAATCTTACTCTTATTATATTTTTAAACTCTTGGTTGCAAGTCTAAATTACATTATAGGTTTGTTGACAGAGATATGATGATATAATACCATGGCAAAGCTATTGGGCATCACAATGGTAGGCTGGAGGGAAACATGCCTACAAACAAATCAGAGGATAATTCCAATCAGCAAATAGTATTATCAGATGAGGATGCAACCAACACCAACACTAACACCAACACCAATGTGAACAATGCTACAAACAAAAAAACTGTCAAAATTGAATTAGAAGAGGATGTTTTGGGAGATGAACCATCTGAACAGGATTGGGAGAGTGAGGGATTCAAAAGTGA
The Rhizoctonia solani chromosome 8, complete sequence DNA segment above includes these coding regions:
- a CDS encoding SNF2 family amino-terminal protein, which codes for MPLTPLSHSVLYLFEAAAMNEAHPFHCPPWTSSVWRSIFGLVPLPQYEEYEDLEIDVVGDADPELDASKDSGFAVPEAVLRSVTKNRRKALGLEERHAAERFLQYFWSTWKEDYARGTPIRETIKSTARGGKRGGPDSYGYTAFRSLVLAMINRKGGVMSQVEDILTRIGATPANIWKDNRSLNRERPASKRVLEHQVPITDSHQRIEERDVQAALARGLFGDHAVSSCGTIVPEYIPAIRCFAQRKYENKAQSLKRKVATSSSWMQKVDAKLQEAQELKLPAALRGATSALAEWQRTATETKEVDDLHFHSRETSLKQLWLSLGFGNSEEAGKTSKPKVKSAQGAPTEAEMQAAYAYYLEEYCHGIGSLDESELPVLESGIAGLHNLAEGSHDIGVAHLMSFSAKHLWNLLGLPGANQFPFAEPGANNTLNSSTSQHKTRAVPFWHQLVGTLKILEGAFTQRTGTRAQPALLCDNVGLGKTVQIIGVISMLEHYYKQQELPVEQRLAPPAFTKDNGTPYFGGEKSIPNLPSIVIAPRTLGNQWVEQWNKFTQLGSFVVIHYTVDNGPLETFFSDPKGPYKTAAGQNLEHAGRVIIIADLLAISKEAKRCLQPPPELKGKDAKEHEAKGEAPALKIGVNAAGSLFGMRFRVAAIDEIHNLRNSSHSQRGVQFISESSCLVIGATATPLFTALKCLFALAQNLRYQPLLGDKGLQVWNEVQEMLVDGSKNWRLNSKAIVEATIEKEVKEVLSLAKISSQDPRATKIKDDVWAKYENEDQQSILRMIHLSKQPVNILRLILYPIMIRRTSESLDFAGKRILDLPFVQKFIAWSPMNEEEKEMQHLINQEHTRRKTTKKKQANKQRAKKKGKQMQETASEEQEEQDGLDSEGQVERNDCKNIRWHNFLIDQKFAGMLAKLGELRFKEESLELERGTLTNHITDNWTAENLHQMISTRMECVYNLMFTLKGRGFVSYDGSMATNHCQQSVEKFANDPNCRIMIISNVGSAGLNLVQASVVIIVSSVWSGLELNQIMGRVDRPGQERDTVVYNIMAPEGIDLALNVYADSKAQLSDHFLNSRRTLQDVYTNIANPHSDSQDESDSEGNDLVDSGHTVVASESKVGSRKRKNNSSTDTKDASQAPKRTKVKTSTSNLGHRTTPVTAADPAPEQTKTVTPDSGLTGNSLSAMKLASGASFSHLDVPDSPDANKDPSQKSNLLASAPTAAKDPLPDFWK